A region of the Nitrospirota bacterium genome:
CAGACTCGGAGAACTTCATTCAGGAGGTGTAGACGATGTTCTTATCACGACGGCAATTCTTGAAAGTCTCGGCTGGCACGGTCGCGGCCGCGGCGATCGCCGACAAGGCCCTCGCCCTCACGGCCCTGC
Encoded here:
- a CDS encoding twin-arginine translocation signal domain-containing protein, with translation MFLSRRQFLKVSAGTVAAAAIADKALALTAL